One window of the Sebaldella sp. S0638 genome contains the following:
- a CDS encoding PAAR-like protein produces the protein MSGISEDEKYVFDKALIKCTCGSAKEKLKILDNNRFKLGSLNKRVAIETDCIQGENFRTFGLCTRVGICITNIKIMGNWENTHEIKVNGMKPLQKKSFLKCKNGVYLCQ, from the coding sequence ATGAGCGGTATTTCAGAAGATGAAAAGTATGTTTTTGATAAAGCACTTATAAAATGTACATGTGGTAGTGCAAAAGAAAAATTAAAAATTTTAGATAATAATAGATTTAAATTAGGAAGTTTAAATAAAAGAGTGGCAATTGAGACTGACTGTATTCAAGGGGAAAACTTTAGAACTTTTGGATTATGTACCAGAGTAGGTATATGTATAACTAATATAAAAATAATGGGTAATTGGGAAAACACGCATGAGATAAAAGTAAATGGAATGAAGCCACTTCAGAAAAAATCATTTTTAAAATGTAAAAATGGAGTGTACTTATGTCAATAA